Proteins from a genomic interval of Cucumis melo cultivar AY chromosome 7, USDA_Cmelo_AY_1.0, whole genome shotgun sequence:
- the LOC103493136 gene encoding respiratory burst oxidase homolog protein A-like isoform X1, giving the protein MTTTLEQESRWGSDDITQLDTMIFGSQFNNLTEEFVEVTLDVQENNTVVLRSVEPATIINIDDGVSAGGSATPTLTSPSTSRSTSVKRSSSHRFRQFSHELKAEARAKAKHFSHELKTELRKFSWSRSHVSKAFAGSSSTVNTNGGVGAEQSGRASALAARDLRRQRAKLDRTRSGAEKALYGLRFISNKNKTTGVDSYSELESNFNKLAKDGFLSRADFAQCIGMKDSKEFALELFDALSRRRRLNNSDQISRDDLFEFWLQITDQSFDSRLQIFFDMVDKNEDGHVTEEEVKEIIMLSASANKLSRLKEQAEEYAALIMEELDPERLGYIELWQLETLLLQKDTYMNYSRALSFTSQALSQNLQGIRQRSPIKRLGTKALYFLQENWKRIWVLTLWILIMVGLFIWKFFQYRNKNAFKIMGYCLTTAKGAAETLKFNMALILLPVCRNTITWLRTTKIGYYVPFDDNINFHKVIAVAIIVGIILHAGNHLACDFPRLLKSSDADYAYVMDDFGKIKPSYMDLVKGCEGVTGILMVIFMAIAFILATRWFRRNLIKLPHPFDRLTGYNAFWYSHHLFILVYILLIIHGLFLYLVHKWYLMTTWMYIAVPVLLYAGERILRFFRSGSYSVQIQKVAIYPGNVLKLQMFRPPQFHYKSGQYMFVQCPAVSPFEWHPFSITSAPGDDYLSIHVRQLGDWTQELKRVFSEACEPSVSGKSGLLRADETTIKSLPKLSIDGPYGAPAQDYHKYDVLLLVGLGIGATPFISILKDLLNNIVKVEEQLDSPTDISSSGDLSCLNKDCHAPKRKNNLKTTNAYFYWVTREQGSFDWFKGVMNEISELDQRGLIEMHNYLTSVYEEGDARSTLITMVQALNHAKNGVDIVSGTRVRTHFARPNWKKVLSKITTKHCGARIGVFYCGAPVLAKELGQLCHEINQKGSAKLDFHKEHF; this is encoded by the exons atgaCCACGACTCTAGAGCAGGAGAGCCGATGGGGATCGGACGATATTACACAGCTTGATACGATGATTTTCGGATCACAGTTCAACAACCTGACGGAGGAGTTTGTGGAGGTGACGCTTGATGTACAAGAAAACAACACGGTTGTGCTTCGAAGTGTTGAGCCAGCGACGATAATAAATATTGATGATGGCGTCTCCGCTGGCGGTTCTGCAACGCCGACCTTAACTTCCCCTTCGACTTCCAGATCTACCTCGGTTAAGCGGAGTTCTTCGCATCGGTTTCGGCAGTTCTCTCATGAACTCAAGGCGGAAGCCAGGGCTAAGGCGAAGCATTTCTCTCACGAATTGAAGACCGAATTGAGGAAATTCTCGTGGAGCCGGAGCCATGTGTCGAAAGCATTCGCCGGGTCATCGTCAACCGTGAACACGAACGGTGGTGTTGGAGCAGAGCAAAGCGGAAGGGCTTCGGCATTAGCTGCTAGAGATTTGAGAAGGCAACGAGCAAAGCTTGATCGAACTCGTTCCGGTGCCGAGAAGGCTTTATATGGATTAAGATTCATAAGCAACAAAAACAAAACGACTGGCGTCGATTCGTATAGTGAACTTGAGAGCAATTTCAATAAGCTCGCCAAGGACGGATTTCTCAGCCGCGCCGATTTCGCGCAATGCATAG GAATGAAAGATTCGAAAGAGTTTGCTCTGGAGTTGTTCGATGCTTTAAGTCGGAGACGAAGACTCAATAACTCCGATCAAATTAGTAGAGACGATTTGTTCGAGTTCTGGTTGCAAATTACAGATCAAAGTTTTGATTCCAGGCTCCAGATCTTCTTCGACAT GGTCGATAAGAACGAAGATGGCCATGTCACGGAAGAAGAAGTAAAAGAG ATTATCATGCTAAGTGCGTCAGCCAACAAGCTGTCTAGGCTTAAGGAACAAGCAGAGGAATATGCAGCCTTAATCATGGAAGAATTAGACCCAGAAAGACTGGGTTATATTGAG CTATGGCAATTAGAGACACTTCTGCTGCAAAAGGACACATACATGAACTACAGTCGTGCCCTAAGCTTTACCAGCCAAGCCTTGAGCCAGAACCTACAGGGCATTAGACAAAGAAGCCCAATTAAAAGACTTGGCACGAAAGCGCTTTATTTTCTGCAAGAGAATTGGAAGCGAATTTGGGTTTTGACACTTTGGATTCTGATCATGGTTGGGCTTTTCATATGGAAGTTTTTTCAGTATAGAAATAAAAACGCCTTCAAAATTATGGGATACTGTCTCACCACGGCAAAGGGTGCGGCTGAGACCTTGAAGTTCAACATGGCTCTCATTCTTTTGCCAGTTTGTAGAAATACTATTACTTGGCTAAGGACAACCAAAATAGGTTACTACGTACCTTTTGATGACAACATCAATTTTCACAAG GTAATTGCGGTAGCTATTATAGTTGGTATCATTCTCCATGCTGGAAACCATCTTGCATGTGATTTTCCAAGGCTGCTTAAATCATCCGATGCTGACTATGCGTATGTGATGGATGACTTTGGTAAGATTAAGCCCAGCTATATGGACCTTGTTAAAGGGTGTGAAGGTGTTACAGGAATCTTAATGGTGATCTTCATGGCAATAGCTTTCATACTTGCAACACGATGGTTTAGGAGAAACCTCATTAAGCTACCCCACCCCTTTGATAGGCTCACTGGATACAATGCCTTCTGGTATTCACACCACTTATTCATTCTTGTTTACATATTGCTCATCATTCATGGCCTGTTCCTGTATCTCGTGCACAAATGGTATCTTATGACG ACATGGATGTACATTGCTGTTCCAGTTTTGCTGTATGCTGGAGAGAGGATCCTGAGATTCTTCCGCTCCGGATCTTATAGTGTTCAAATCCAAAAG GTTGCCATTTATCCTGGAAATGTTCTCAAATTGCAAATGTTCAGGCCGCCCCAATTTCATTACAAAAGTGGACAGTACATGTTTGTTCAGTGTCCTGCAGTTTCTCCCTTTGAATG GCATCCATTTTCAATTACCTCGGCTCCTGGAGATGACTACCTTAGTATCCATGTACGGCAGCTTGGTGATTGGACCCAAGAGCTTAAAAGGGTTTTCTCTGAGGCTTGTGAGCCTTCCGTCTCCGGCAAGAGTGGCCTTCTAAGAGCGGATGAAACTACAATTAAAAG TTTGCCAAAGCTTTCAATAGATGGACCATACGGTGCCCCAGCACAGGACTACCATAAATATGATGTGCTACTACTCGTTGGCTTAGGCATTGGGGCTACACCTTTCATCAGCATTTTGAAGGATTTGTTGAATAACATTGTGAAAGTGGAGGAGCAG TTGGATTCACCTACTGATATCAGTAGCTCTGGAGACCTCAGTTGTCTGAACAAAGATTGTCACGCTcctaaaagaaagaataatcTGAAGACCACAAATGCCTACTTTTATTGGGTTACGCGAGAGCAGGGCTCCTTTGACTGGTTCAAAGGCGTTATGAATGAAATCTCCGAGCTGGATCAAAGG GGGTTAATTGAGATGCATAACTATCTGACTAGTGTGTATGAGGAAGGAGACGCTCGTTCAACTCTCATTACCATGGTTCAAGCCCTCAATCATGCTAAGAACGGAGTAGATATTGTATCTGGCACCAGG GTGCGAACCCACTTTGCCAGGCCTAACTGGAAGAAAGTTCTCAGCAAAATCACTACCAAGCATTGTGGTGCTAGGATAG GTGTCTTCTATTGCGGAGCTCCAGTTTTGGCCAAAGAACTTGGTCAGCTCTGCCATGAGATTAACCAAAAGGGTTCAGCAAAGTTAGATTTTCATAAGGAGCATTTTTAA
- the LOC103493134 gene encoding uncharacterized protein LOC103493134, whose protein sequence is MEQKGLLLSALSVGVGVGVGLGLATGQSVKQWSASNSSSNLITADKLEQEMLKHIVDGRESKVTFDDFPYYLSEQTRVLLTSAAYVHLKHAEVSKFTRNLSPASRAILLSGPAELYQQMLAKALAHYFEAKLLLLDITDFSLKIQSKYGTSVKESAFKRSTSESTLERLSGLFGSFSILPSREEQKIGSLRRQRSGVELASWGNEGSSNLPKLRRNASAAANINNLASQCNVDKPASLKHMSSWAFEEKLLIQSLYKVLLYVSKANPIVLYLRDVDRFLSKSNRVYNLFHKMLQKLSGSILILGSRTINSSNDYMEVDERLSALFPYNIEIRPPEDESHHVSWKSQLEEDMKSIKVQDNRNHIMEVLSDNDLDCDDLDSICVGDTLALSNYIEEIVVSAISYHLMNNKDPEYRNGKLIISSKSLSHGLSIFQAGKSTIKNSVQLEAQAEASKDSGAVKSEAKADTAAAEIRSETAPVAAAKTDGETAAPAVKAPEVPPDNEFEKRIRPEVIPANEIGVTFSDIGAMEEIKDSLQELVMLPLRRPDLFLGGLLKPCRGILLFGPPGTGKTMLAKAIAKEAGASFINVSMSTITSKWFGEDEKNVRALFTLAAKVSPTIIFVDEVDSMLGQRTRVGEHEAMRKIKNEFMTHWDGLLTKPGERVLVLAATNRPFDLDEAIIRRFERRIMVGLPSAENREMILTTLLGKEKVEEGLDMKELATMTEGYSGSDLKNFCMTAAYRPVRELIQQERLKDVEKKRRAAEGQNKTGDGAGESKEERVITLRALNIEDFRLAKNQVAASFAAEGAMMSELKQWNELYGEGGSRKKQQLTYFL, encoded by the exons TGAACAAACACGAGTCCTATTGACAAGTGCTGCATATGTGCATTTGAAACATGCTGAAGTTTCTAAGTTCACTCGAAACCTTTCTCCAGCGAGTCGAGCCATCTTACTCTCCGGACCTGCTG aACTCTACCAACAAATGCTTGCCAAGGCATTGGCTCACTATTTTGAGGCTAAACTGTTGCTCTTAGATATAACTGACTTTTCCCTAAAG ATTCAGAGCAAATATGGTACTTCAGTCAAGGAATCT gCTTTTAAAAGGTCTACTTCAGAGTCAACATTGGAGAGATTGTCTGGCTTATTTGGATCATTTTCAATCCTTCCATCCAGGGAAGAACAAAAAATAG GTTCATTGCGAAGGCAGCGTAGTGGTGTGGAACTTGCATCGTG GGGAAACGAAGGATCTTCCAATCTTCCAAAACTTCGACGAAATGCCTCAGCTGCTGCTAACATTAATAACCTTGCTTCACAATGTAATGTTGACAAACCAG CTTCCCTTAAGCACATGAGCAGCTGGGCTTTTGAGGAGAAACTTCTTATACAATCTTTGTATAAG GTTCTTCTTTATGTGTCGAAAGCAAATCCCATTGTTTTATATCTTCGTGACGTAGATAGGTTTTTATCCAAGTCAAATAGGGTGTATAACTTGTTCCATAAAATGCTACAAAAATTGTCTGGATCAATTTTGATTCTTGGTTCCCGTACTATCAATTCGAGCAATGATTATATGGAGGTGGATGAGAGGCTCTCTGCtctttttccttataatatcgAGATTAGGCCACCTGAAGATGAATCTCATCATGTCAGTTGGAAGTCCCAATTGGAAGAGGATATGAAGTCGATCAAGGTTCAGGATAACCGAAACCATATCATGGAAGTTCTTTCAGATAATGATCTGGACTGCGATGATCTCGACTCGATCTGTGTTGGTGATACCTTGGCTCTCAGTAACTACATAGAAGAGATTGTGGTGTCTGCAATTTCTTATCATCTAATGAACAACAAGGACCCTGAATACAGAAACGGAAAACTGATTATTTCAAGCAAGAG TTTGTCCCATGGACTGAGCATATTCCAGGCAGGAAAATCCACTATCAAAAATAGTGTACAGCTTGAAGCACAAGCTGAAGCTTCAAAG GACTCAGGAGCAGTGAAATCCGAAGCAAAAGCTGATACCGCAGCTGCTGAAATCAGAAGTGAAACAGCACCTGTAGCTGCTGCGAAAACCGAtggagagacggctgctccagCTGTAAAAGCCCCA GAAGTTCCACCAGATAATGAGTTTGAGAAACGCATTAGGCCAGAGGTCATACCGGCGAATGAGATTGGTGTTACATTTTCTGATATTGGTGCGATGGAGGAAataaaagattctcttcaagaaCTAGTAATGCTTCCTCTTCGAAGGCCAGATTTATTTCTTGGAGGGCTTTTGAAGCCTTGCAGAGGCATATTGTTGTTTGGACCTCCTGGAACAGGAAAGACTATGTTAGCTAAGGCCATAGCAAAAGAAGCCGGAGCAAGCTTCATTAATGTTTCGATGTCTACCATAACTTCCAAATGGTTTGGCGAAGACGAGAAGAATGTTCGGGCTTTATTCACACTGGCAGCTAAAGTGTCTCCCACCATCATATTTGTAGATGAGGTAGATAGTATGCTCGGGCAGCGAACAAGAGTCGGTGAGCATGAGGCAATGAGGAAGATAAAGAATGAGTTCATGACTCATTGGGATGGACTCTTGACGAAGCCAGGGGAGCGTGTACTTGTTCTTGCAGCAACGAATAGGCCATTTGACCTCGATGAGGCCATCATACGGCGTTTTGAGAGAAG aataatggtggggttaccatcaGCAGAAAATAGAGAAATGATATTGACAACTCTCTTGGGGAAAGAAAAGGTGGAAGAAGGGCTAGACATGAAGGAGCTGGCCACAATGACAGAAGGATATAGTGGAAGTGATCTCAAG AACTTCTGTATGACGGCTGCATATCGACCTGTTCGAGAACTAATACAGCAAGAAAGACTAAAGGATGTG GAGAAAAAACGAAGAGCTGCCGAAGGACAGAATAAGACAGGGGATGGAGCTGGAGAAAGCAAAGAAGAAAGAGTAATCACCCTCAGGGCACTAAATATTGAGGATTTCAGACTAGCAAAGAATCAG GTTGCAGCAAGTTTTGCAGCAGAAGGAGCAATGATGAGTGAATTGAAGCAATGGAATGAGTTATATGGGGAAGGAGGATCTAGAAAGAAGCAACAGTTAACTTATTTCCTGTGA
- the LOC103493135 gene encoding probable membrane-associated kinase regulator 2 produces MESFSLLKYWRGGGAGAGATAAADFAFNSNSSASATATVVTAVPRKEVETDEEENDNDDGPFFDLEFAVPDEDEGRKQGTDCIDGSEEEGEEDDDDDEDDEDGDGDEREFNFTLSSGSSNEHSDANLTFSPSDDLFFKGKLVPVEASSNGGSEPNVRPQLRVTLLKSAAKFRVFMSGLKKSKSNGEKKTEMDGSVGETAKSETKEETTGNPSEKNENQLEKDQNQTKNKFFAVKFKVEEVPIMSLFTRDNSSRGSGVTTNNKPQKQTSDESTPEETRFSKDVLMQKYLKMVKPLYIRVSRRYGEKFKLSGQLILGAAGAKSSAPPSIAAPPTSPSTEKSVVETEAVQVKPPTTTTNSKGRNMPAKLRVVCKHLGKSRSASSAVAAAPPGVAPSRRDDSLLQQQDGIQSAILHCKRSFNASRGSESSLLSRSVSDTLREKPSDLTEKAIG; encoded by the exons ATGGAAAGCTTCAGCTTGCTCAAATATTGGAGAGGTGGCGGCGCCGGTGCTGGCGCTACTGCCGCCGCTGATTTTGCTTTTAATAGCAACTCCTCTGCTTCTGCCACCGCTACTGTTGTCACTGCTGTTCCGCGGAAAGAGGTGGAGACGGATGAGGAGGAGAATGATAATGATGATGGACCGTTTTTTGATTTGGAGTTTGCCGTGCCCGATGAGGATGAGGGTCGAAAACAGGGAACAGACTGTATTGATGgaagtgaagaagaaggagaagaggatgatgatgatgatgaagatgatgaagatggAGATGGGGATGAGAGAGAGTTCAACTTCACGCTCTCATCTGGCTCTAGCAATGAACATTCCGATGCCAATCTCACGTTTTCTCCTTCTGATGACTTGTTTTTCAAAGGTAAGCTTGTTCCAGTTGAAGCTTCCTCCAATGGCGGTTCTGAACCAAACGTCAGGCCGCAACTTCGTGTCACATTGTTGAAATCAGCTGCCAAGTTTAGGGTCTTCATGTCGGGTTTGAAGAAATCGAAATCCAACGGGGAAAAGAAAACAGAGATGGATGGATCTGTTGGGGAAACGGCTAAAAGTGAGACAAAAGAAGAGACGACGGGAAACCCATCGGAGAAAAACGAGAATCAACTGGAAAAAGATCAGAATCAgactaaaaataagtttttCGCTGTGAAATTTAAGGTGGAGGAAGTTCCGATCATGTCTCTGTTTACTAGAGACAACAGTTCAAGAGGGTCCGGTGTAACAACCAACAACAAACCCCAGAAACAAACCTCCGATGAATCAACTCCGGAGGAAACTCGATTCTCAAAAGACGTATTAATGCAAAAGTACTTGAAGATGGTGAAGCCTCTGTACATTCGGGTTTCAAGAAGGTATGGCGAGAAGTTCAAACTATCCGGACAGCTTATTTTGGGTGCAGCTGGAGCCAAGTCCAGTGCGCCGCCGTCTATAGCGGCGCCACCCACCTCCCCGTCGACGGAGAAGTCCGTGGTAGAGACAGAAGCTGTCCAAGTGAAACCGCCAACCACCACCACCAACAGCAAAGGCAGGAACATGCCAGCCAAGCTAAGAGTGGTTTGTAAGCATTTGGGGAAAAGTCGGTCAGCTTCCTCCGCCGTAGCGGCGGCGCCACCGGGGGTGGCTCCCTCGAGAAGAGACGATTCGCTTCTGCAGCAACAAGACGGAATCCAAAGCGCCATTCTCCATTGCAAGAGATCCTTCAACGCTTCTCgag GTTCAGAGTCTTCCTTATTATCAAGGTCAGTAAGCGACACTCTGCGTGAGAAACCTTCAGATTTAACAGAAAAAGCCATTGGTTGA
- the LOC103493136 gene encoding respiratory burst oxidase homolog protein A-like isoform X2, translated as MTTTLEQESRWGSDDITQLDTMIFGSQFNNLTEEFVEVTLDVQENNTVVLRSVEPATIINIDDGVSAGGSATPTLTSPSTSRSTSVKRSSSHRFRQFSHELKAEARAKAKHFSHELKTELRKFSWSRSHVSKAFAGSSSTVNTNGGVGAEQSGRASALAARDLRRQRAKLDRTRSGAEKALYGLRFISNKNKTTGVDSYSELESNFNKLAKDGFLSRADFAQCIGMKDSKEFALELFDALSRRRRLNNSDQISRDDLFEFWLQITDQSFDSRLQIFFDMVDKNEDGHVTEEEVKEIIMLSASANKLSRLKEQAEEYAALIMEELDPERLGYIELWQLETLLLQKDTYMNYSRALSFTSQALSQNLQGIRQRSPIKRLGTKALYFLQENWKRIWVLTLWILIMVGLFIWKFFQYRNKNAFKIMGYCLTTAKGAAETLKFNMALILLPVCRNTITWLRTTKIGYYVPFDDNINFHKVIAVAIIVGIILHAGNHLACDFPRLLKSSDADYAYVMDDFAFILATRWFRRNLIKLPHPFDRLTGYNAFWYSHHLFILVYILLIIHGLFLYLVHKWYLMTTWMYIAVPVLLYAGERILRFFRSGSYSVQIQKVAIYPGNVLKLQMFRPPQFHYKSGQYMFVQCPAVSPFEWHPFSITSAPGDDYLSIHVRQLGDWTQELKRVFSEACEPSVSGKSGLLRADETTIKSLPKLSIDGPYGAPAQDYHKYDVLLLVGLGIGATPFISILKDLLNNIVKVEEQLDSPTDISSSGDLSCLNKDCHAPKRKNNLKTTNAYFYWVTREQGSFDWFKGVMNEISELDQRGLIEMHNYLTSVYEEGDARSTLITMVQALNHAKNGVDIVSGTRVRTHFARPNWKKVLSKITTKHCGARIGVFYCGAPVLAKELGQLCHEINQKGSAKLDFHKEHF; from the exons atgaCCACGACTCTAGAGCAGGAGAGCCGATGGGGATCGGACGATATTACACAGCTTGATACGATGATTTTCGGATCACAGTTCAACAACCTGACGGAGGAGTTTGTGGAGGTGACGCTTGATGTACAAGAAAACAACACGGTTGTGCTTCGAAGTGTTGAGCCAGCGACGATAATAAATATTGATGATGGCGTCTCCGCTGGCGGTTCTGCAACGCCGACCTTAACTTCCCCTTCGACTTCCAGATCTACCTCGGTTAAGCGGAGTTCTTCGCATCGGTTTCGGCAGTTCTCTCATGAACTCAAGGCGGAAGCCAGGGCTAAGGCGAAGCATTTCTCTCACGAATTGAAGACCGAATTGAGGAAATTCTCGTGGAGCCGGAGCCATGTGTCGAAAGCATTCGCCGGGTCATCGTCAACCGTGAACACGAACGGTGGTGTTGGAGCAGAGCAAAGCGGAAGGGCTTCGGCATTAGCTGCTAGAGATTTGAGAAGGCAACGAGCAAAGCTTGATCGAACTCGTTCCGGTGCCGAGAAGGCTTTATATGGATTAAGATTCATAAGCAACAAAAACAAAACGACTGGCGTCGATTCGTATAGTGAACTTGAGAGCAATTTCAATAAGCTCGCCAAGGACGGATTTCTCAGCCGCGCCGATTTCGCGCAATGCATAG GAATGAAAGATTCGAAAGAGTTTGCTCTGGAGTTGTTCGATGCTTTAAGTCGGAGACGAAGACTCAATAACTCCGATCAAATTAGTAGAGACGATTTGTTCGAGTTCTGGTTGCAAATTACAGATCAAAGTTTTGATTCCAGGCTCCAGATCTTCTTCGACAT GGTCGATAAGAACGAAGATGGCCATGTCACGGAAGAAGAAGTAAAAGAG ATTATCATGCTAAGTGCGTCAGCCAACAAGCTGTCTAGGCTTAAGGAACAAGCAGAGGAATATGCAGCCTTAATCATGGAAGAATTAGACCCAGAAAGACTGGGTTATATTGAG CTATGGCAATTAGAGACACTTCTGCTGCAAAAGGACACATACATGAACTACAGTCGTGCCCTAAGCTTTACCAGCCAAGCCTTGAGCCAGAACCTACAGGGCATTAGACAAAGAAGCCCAATTAAAAGACTTGGCACGAAAGCGCTTTATTTTCTGCAAGAGAATTGGAAGCGAATTTGGGTTTTGACACTTTGGATTCTGATCATGGTTGGGCTTTTCATATGGAAGTTTTTTCAGTATAGAAATAAAAACGCCTTCAAAATTATGGGATACTGTCTCACCACGGCAAAGGGTGCGGCTGAGACCTTGAAGTTCAACATGGCTCTCATTCTTTTGCCAGTTTGTAGAAATACTATTACTTGGCTAAGGACAACCAAAATAGGTTACTACGTACCTTTTGATGACAACATCAATTTTCACAAG GTAATTGCGGTAGCTATTATAGTTGGTATCATTCTCCATGCTGGAAACCATCTTGCATGTGATTTTCCAAGGCTGCTTAAATCATCCGATGCTGACTATGCGTATGTGATGGATGACTTTG CTTTCATACTTGCAACACGATGGTTTAGGAGAAACCTCATTAAGCTACCCCACCCCTTTGATAGGCTCACTGGATACAATGCCTTCTGGTATTCACACCACTTATTCATTCTTGTTTACATATTGCTCATCATTCATGGCCTGTTCCTGTATCTCGTGCACAAATGGTATCTTATGACG ACATGGATGTACATTGCTGTTCCAGTTTTGCTGTATGCTGGAGAGAGGATCCTGAGATTCTTCCGCTCCGGATCTTATAGTGTTCAAATCCAAAAG GTTGCCATTTATCCTGGAAATGTTCTCAAATTGCAAATGTTCAGGCCGCCCCAATTTCATTACAAAAGTGGACAGTACATGTTTGTTCAGTGTCCTGCAGTTTCTCCCTTTGAATG GCATCCATTTTCAATTACCTCGGCTCCTGGAGATGACTACCTTAGTATCCATGTACGGCAGCTTGGTGATTGGACCCAAGAGCTTAAAAGGGTTTTCTCTGAGGCTTGTGAGCCTTCCGTCTCCGGCAAGAGTGGCCTTCTAAGAGCGGATGAAACTACAATTAAAAG TTTGCCAAAGCTTTCAATAGATGGACCATACGGTGCCCCAGCACAGGACTACCATAAATATGATGTGCTACTACTCGTTGGCTTAGGCATTGGGGCTACACCTTTCATCAGCATTTTGAAGGATTTGTTGAATAACATTGTGAAAGTGGAGGAGCAG TTGGATTCACCTACTGATATCAGTAGCTCTGGAGACCTCAGTTGTCTGAACAAAGATTGTCACGCTcctaaaagaaagaataatcTGAAGACCACAAATGCCTACTTTTATTGGGTTACGCGAGAGCAGGGCTCCTTTGACTGGTTCAAAGGCGTTATGAATGAAATCTCCGAGCTGGATCAAAGG GGGTTAATTGAGATGCATAACTATCTGACTAGTGTGTATGAGGAAGGAGACGCTCGTTCAACTCTCATTACCATGGTTCAAGCCCTCAATCATGCTAAGAACGGAGTAGATATTGTATCTGGCACCAGG GTGCGAACCCACTTTGCCAGGCCTAACTGGAAGAAAGTTCTCAGCAAAATCACTACCAAGCATTGTGGTGCTAGGATAG GTGTCTTCTATTGCGGAGCTCCAGTTTTGGCCAAAGAACTTGGTCAGCTCTGCCATGAGATTAACCAAAAGGGTTCAGCAAAGTTAGATTTTCATAAGGAGCATTTTTAA